From the genome of Arthrobacter sp. ERGS1:01:
CTTGGCCTGCCGGACATCGACGGCTTTGAAGTGGCCCGGCGGATCCGGCTCTTCAGCGACGCGTACATCATCATGCTCACGGCCCGGGCCGACGAACTGGACACCCTGCTGGGCCTGGAAACAGGCGCGGACGACTACCTGACCAAACCCTTCCGGCCCCGCGAACTCCGTGCCCGGGTCGGTGCCATGCTCCGCCGTCCCCGCCAGAATTCCGGCGCCGTTCCCGCGCCTGCCGCTGCGTCCGCCGCCCCGTCCGCCGCCCCGCTCGCCGCCCCGCTCGACGGTGGTCCCGGCGGCGACGTGCCCGCCCCGGAAACCGGAGCGACGCCGTCGTTGGTCCCGGAAGCAGCGGCAGCGGCGACGCAGCCCGCAGTCGCACCCGGCGCCTTGGACTACGGCACCCTGGAACCGGGCACCTTGGAACACGGGGGCCTGCGACTCAACGGGGCCACCCGATCGGCCGCCGTCGACGGTACCGATCTTGAGCTGACCCGCACGGAATTCGACCTGATGCTGGCCCTGATGGAAAGCGGCAAGCTGGTGCGCACCAAGGCCGAGCTGGTGCGCCGGCTGCGGGGGGAGGACTACGACGTGGGCGGCTACATCAACGACGCCGACGAACGGACCATCGAGGTCCACATGGCCAATCTGCGGCGCAAGCTTGGCGACAATCCGCGCTCCCCGCGTTGGATCAAGACGGTGCGCGGCGTGGGCTATCAGCTGGCAATCTAGCCAATTGGCGGCAAACTTTGGCCGATTGGCCAAGGTAATGGGCCACCTGCAGGGCTGTATCTTGTGAGTTTTTGGGTTTGAGTGGTGGTTGATGCCTGTTGGGGCACGCAACTAACGTGAGGAAACCCATGAAGAAGGTTCTGAAGTCCGGTCTCGCTGCCGGCGCGGCTGCCGCACTGCTCCTGGGCGGGGCCGGCACATTTGCACTGTGGCAGGGCTCCGGCAACATCGACGCCGGCACCGTGAGCACGGGCCACCTGACCCTGGACACCACGACCACCCCGGGGACGTGGGCCGACGTAAGCGCCGACGTCCTCCCCGCGAACGCCGCGTTCGATCCGGCAACGCAGCACATTGTTCCCGGCGACACCGTCGAATTCAGTCAGACCGTGAAGATTTCCGCCGATGGCAAAAACCTCAAGGGGGCGCTGACCGTGGGCACGCTTGCCGCCATCCCGGCCGCCCTCCAGCCCGACGTCACGGTGACCGTTGCGGCCACCGCCAGCGGAACGGGCATCAGTGCAGCGGGGAACGTCATTACGTTCACGGAGCCGGGTACGTATTCGGTACCCGTCACCATCACCGTGGCCTTTGCCAAGGGCACCACCGGCAGCACCTTGGCGGCCACCATGAATCAGCCGATAGCCCTTGACGCGCTGGCGCTGACCCTGAATCAGACCCGCCCGTAGCGAGACCGCGGACGAGACGTTTGCCGATATGCCCGCAAGGCTCAAGGCCGCCCTTGCCGCGGTCGTGCTGGTGGTGCTCTTAGTGGGCGCCCAAGGCACGGCCGCGCTTTGGCGTGCCCAGGGAGCTGTTGAGCCGGGAACCGTGACCACGGGAAACCTTGTCCTTTTTGCCGGAAACGGCGGCACGGCGTCGGCAAGCTATGCGTTCAGCCAGCTCAACACTGCGGCCCTGCTGCCCGGCGGATTTGTCCAGGCCCCGTTGACCATCAGCAACGGCGGCACCACCAGTCTCGGCTACACCCTCAACGGCGCTGCCACGGCTCCCGCCGTTCCGAAACCGGCGGATAACGCGCTGGCCGCGGCCGCCGTCCTGACCATCCACGCCGTCACGGACCCGACCGCCTGCAACGCCGGCCAGGCACTCGACCCCGCACAGGCGCTCTACTCCGGTCCGCCAAGTGCCGGGGCGGTCTTTTCTGCCGCCCAGGTACTGCCGGCCAAGACAGGCGCCCAGCTGTTGTGCGTGCGCGTGGGCCTGCCGGCAACGGCCCCGCAAAGCGCGGCCGGCGGCATCATGAACCTTGTACTGTCCTTCCGGGGAGACCAAAAGTGACGGCCGTGGCAATGCGGCACGGTTCGCCAAGCTCCCGGCCGGACTCCGCGCGCGGCGGTGCGCTGTGGTGGATTGGACAGACGGCGTCCTGGTTGGCGTTGTTCACGGTCCTGGCCCTGGCGGTGATCATGGTGGTGTTGCCGCGCGCCGCCGGTGGTACCGCCTACACAGTGCTGACCGGTTCCATGGAGCCCGGCATGCCGCCCGGCACACTGGCCGTGGTGCGCCCCGTGGACCCGGCCACACTGCGCACCGGCGACGTGGTCACCTACCAAATGAAGCCCGGCGAACCCGACGTGGTCACGCACAGGATCATTGCCGTCGGTTCCACACTGGGCGGCCAGGCAACGTTCATCACCCAGGGCGATGCCAACAACTCGGCCGACCCCGAGGTGCTTCCGGAACAGATCCGTGGGCGCCTCTGGTACTCGGTGCCTTACCTCGGATACATCAACACCGCTTTGACCAACCAGCAGCGCGGCGTGCTGCTGTGGCTGGCCGTCGCGGCACTCCTGGGCTACTCCGCCTTCATGGCCGTCAGTGCTGTTCGGGACAAAACCCGTGGCAAGGCTGGGGATACGGCCGGGGACACGAGCAGGAAGGCGCGCTCATGACTTTGTGCAACGGCGTTCGTTCCGTGGCTGCCGGCCTAATGGTGGTGGCGGCGCTGGGTCTGGGTGCGGCTCCCGCCCTGGCCGGACCGGCACCTTTCACCTACCCCGGTTCTCTGGCCATGGACGGCGGGGAGCCGGGGAATCAGGGCTCGGGCAACAACATCGGGGGGACCGGGATGCTCTACAGCGGTGACGGCGTCCACTATGGGACCGACGTCCCCGACCTTTTTGCCGGTGCCCCGAAGCTGGTGCCGGGTGAATCGCTGGAACGAACGATTTGGCTGCGCAACGCCAACGCCATGGCGGTGGAGGTCTCGATCGTCCCACCAGTGCCGTCCAGCGGCGTGCAGGTGGACGTCAATGCCGGCAGCTCGAAGGTGGTGGCACTGGAACCCGGCGGCAGCGCCAGCGTCCGGATTGGCGCCAGGCTGCCGGAGGATGCCGGCAACGGTTCCCAGTCCCGGCAGGATGCCGTGACCTTGCGGGTCGTCGTCGCGGAGGCACGCCCCGGCAGCCCTGGAAACCCGGGCAAACCCGTTGGGCCGGGCGGCCCGGGCCTGCCGGGATGGCCCGTCCGGCCGGGCGAACTTGGCGACACCGGCGCCGCACTCGGAATGTGGCCACTGGCGGTAGCCGCCCTGGTGGGCGGGGCGGCGGCACTGGCGTCGCGGCGTCGAACTTCGCGGGCTGGGAAAGCCGGCGACAACACTTGCACGGAAGGACAGCAATGATCAAGAACAAGGGGCTCACACCGCGGCGGGCCATGCAGGTCAAGGCGCTGCTGTCCATGGGCGTGCTGGTGGGATTGGGCGCCGTGTCCACCCTGGCCGCCTGGACGGGATCGGCGACCGCGACCTCGAGCATTTCGGCGGGAACCGTCTCACTGGGGGCCGGGGCAACGGCAGGTTCGGTTTCGGCCAGTTACCCGATGCTCACCAGCACGAACTGGTACCCGGGCATGGTTGAGGCTGCGGCGGTGGTGGTGAAGAACACCGGAAGCATCGCCGCCCCGTACTCGATCGCCGGCAGTGTGGCGGAAACCGGGGCTGGTGCCCTGGGTAACGGCCTGAACGTGGTGGTGAGCACGGGCACCTTGACGGGAACCCCGCCGGCGACCACGTGCACCGGTGGCACGGTGTTGATGACGAAGGCGGCGGGAGCCGCATTCCCGACGGCGGTGACTCGCCCCAGCCTGAACGCCGGCGCGTCGGAAGCCCTGTGCGTGCAATACACGCTGCCGACCACGGCCCCCAATACCCTGCAATCCGCCGCGACGGCCCTGACCCTGACGTTTACCGCCACCATCGGGTCCTGACATGCGCCATGTGAACCGCACTTTTCACGGGGGCCGGGGGCCGGGCGTTGTGCCTGGTGTCGGGCTGGGCCGGAGGCTGGGCGCGGCCGGCCCAGGCTGGCAACGGTGGGCGCTGAACATTGGCGCAGTACTGGGTTCGCTGTGCCTGGTCCTTGCCGCGCTGACCCTGGTGCTTGGCATCAAGCCGCTGATTTTTGCCTCCGGATCCATGGGACCTGGCATTCCGACCGGCTCGCTGGGGCTGGCCATTTCCACGCCGGCCGCTGATGCGGTGCCCGGCCAGGTGGTGTCCGTGGTGACCTCCGACGGGACCCGCATCACCCACCGCCTGGTGTCCCGCACCCCGGACGGGGGACTGATCCTCAAGGGTGACGCCAACGCGGTGGCCGATCTGCAGCCCTATATGGCGCAGACGGTGGACAGGCTCTTCTTTAGCGTGCCGGTACTAGGCTTTGTGGCGAGTGCGCTTGGCCAGCCGTGGGTGTATTTCCTGGGCGGGCTGCTGTGCGCAATGCTCGTGTATCTGGCATTCGTCCGCAAGGATGCGGGCACGGAAGGCGGCGCGGGCAGCGGTAACGGCGCCGGCAAGGGTTCGAGCGCGGGCCCGGGCGCTCGCCTGCCTCGTGAGCAAGGGCCGGATTCTCCGCTTGCGGGTTCGGTGCCCGGCTCCGGCCCGGTCCAGCGCCGCGCCGATTGGGGGCGCTACAGTTCCTTGAGCGTCCCCGCGGAAACTCCCGCCGGCGGGTTCGGGATTATCCGGCGGCTTGCCCGGCGTCGGACGCTGCAGGGTACTGTGGCGGTGCTGGCCGCGCTCGCGATAGTCGTACCGGCCGGGTTTGCCGCGCGGGCGGAACCGACCCAGGCGTCGTTCACGGGCAGCGCCGCGGCCAAGGCGTCCGTGACGGCCGCGACGATGCCGGCGCCGACAACCTTGTCTTGCAGCCAAACCGCCGACAAGGAATCGGTCGATTTCAACTGGAAAGCACCGGTCAACAGCCCGGTGCCGCCGATCGGATACCGGCTTTCCGTGCTGGTGGGTGGCAAGAGTAACAGCGAAACGCTGGCCAGCGATGTACTAACAGAGCGATTGTCCATGCAAAATGCCAATGGACTGCTGGGCGCCGTGCTCAGTCTCCTCGTCGACATTCTGTCGATCCTAATTCCGTACAGCTACCCGGTTACGGTGAGTGTCGTAGCCATCTACC
Proteins encoded in this window:
- a CDS encoding S24/S26 family peptidase produces the protein MNRTFHGGRGPGVVPGVGLGRRLGAAGPGWQRWALNIGAVLGSLCLVLAALTLVLGIKPLIFASGSMGPGIPTGSLGLAISTPAADAVPGQVVSVVTSDGTRITHRLVSRTPDGGLILKGDANAVADLQPYMAQTVDRLFFSVPVLGFVASALGQPWVYFLGGLLCAMLVYLAFVRKDAGTEGGAGSGNGAGKGSSAGPGARLPREQGPDSPLAGSVPGSGPVQRRADWGRYSSLSVPAETPAGGFGIIRRLARRRTLQGTVAVLAALAIVVPAGFAARAEPTQASFTGSAAAKASVTAATMPAPTTLSCSQTADKESVDFNWKAPVNSPVPPIGYRLSVLVGGKSNSETLASDVLTERLSMQNANGLLGAVLSLLVDILSILIPYSYPVTVSVVAIYPNGWESAPATYDTLVAANKGALFGGKMLTC
- a CDS encoding alternate-type signal peptide domain-containing protein; this translates as MKKVLKSGLAAGAAAALLLGGAGTFALWQGSGNIDAGTVSTGHLTLDTTTTPGTWADVSADVLPANAAFDPATQHIVPGDTVEFSQTVKISADGKNLKGALTVGTLAAIPAALQPDVTVTVAATASGTGISAAGNVITFTEPGTYSVPVTITVAFAKGTTGSTLAATMNQPIALDALALTLNQTRP
- a CDS encoding signal peptidase I, encoding MTAVAMRHGSPSSRPDSARGGALWWIGQTASWLALFTVLALAVIMVVLPRAAGGTAYTVLTGSMEPGMPPGTLAVVRPVDPATLRTGDVVTYQMKPGEPDVVTHRIIAVGSTLGGQATFITQGDANNSADPEVLPEQIRGRLWYSVPYLGYINTALTNQQRGVLLWLAVAALLGYSAFMAVSAVRDKTRGKAGDTAGDTSRKARS
- a CDS encoding response regulator transcription factor codes for the protein MDGLRSAVVIEDDQDIRELITMVLNQSGFVVESAGTGLDGVEAVRRAKPDIVTLDLGLPDIDGFEVARRIRLFSDAYIIMLTARADELDTLLGLETGADDYLTKPFRPRELRARVGAMLRRPRQNSGAVPAPAAASAAPSAAPLAAPLDGGPGGDVPAPETGATPSLVPEAAAAATQPAVAPGALDYGTLEPGTLEHGGLRLNGATRSAAVDGTDLELTRTEFDLMLALMESGKLVRTKAELVRRLRGEDYDVGGYINDADERTIEVHMANLRRKLGDNPRSPRWIKTVRGVGYQLAI
- a CDS encoding SipW-dependent-type signal peptide-containing protein, coding for MPARLKAALAAVVLVVLLVGAQGTAALWRAQGAVEPGTVTTGNLVLFAGNGGTASASYAFSQLNTAALLPGGFVQAPLTISNGGTTSLGYTLNGAATAPAVPKPADNALAAAAVLTIHAVTDPTACNAGQALDPAQALYSGPPSAGAVFSAAQVLPAKTGAQLLCVRVGLPATAPQSAAGGIMNLVLSFRGDQK
- a CDS encoding SipW-dependent-type signal peptide-containing protein, coding for MIKNKGLTPRRAMQVKALLSMGVLVGLGAVSTLAAWTGSATATSSISAGTVSLGAGATAGSVSASYPMLTSTNWYPGMVEAAAVVVKNTGSIAAPYSIAGSVAETGAGALGNGLNVVVSTGTLTGTPPATTCTGGTVLMTKAAGAAFPTAVTRPSLNAGASEALCVQYTLPTTAPNTLQSAATALTLTFTATIGS